A DNA window from Mastacembelus armatus chromosome 11, fMasArm1.2, whole genome shotgun sequence contains the following coding sequences:
- the LOC113126137 gene encoding toll-like receptor 13, which produces MPIKGSVCLYFVQEVLLVLLFLLLHLTPSLAYSLKNCTITYSADVFVNCADRKLVTVPDDIPRDATITELSSNNLKQISREDFRDMSKLRILILNNNKIAHVDDGSFIHLGALKYLDMSSNQLTILTAKLFQGLSNLNLLDLSSNYVQFIHNSTFQFLPGLHTVKLGDNQLQQITDIQPILQVPHLQVLSLGCSLFSSFDTKDLPLNMSSGLKVLEISGNNLENFSISTPIFPHLETIDISGCNQPLVLKWDIPDKTFLKNITRLIINNAEFPFRNVQKVLMSLDSLMHLTLDYSKLVNKRVLATVCKIPTLRILDLLNNQISNLSVQLVACSQLSELVLSSNYMAEISKSSIQSMKRLRSLDASTNLLTKVPDDVRSLSSLEILDLSDNHISDLSCEDFINTTHLTELYLGLNHISRLDNCVFKNLNDLKILDVRENLLWTFGGAFKLGLHALESLHLGNNFILCYDMGGFQGLESLKYLDLRSDKVSSIKHKAFDGLDNVETLTVSIATELDYNFRELHKLENLTIYFNIGSSFRSPPSNFYESFYHLKYLKFFTVICKGNEFAFPFDLQPQIFEGMRHLEDFTAEGIYSSAPAPDTFRFNFRLRSLSINQADLSNLDPELFLPIPNLQVMDFFKCKIRSLDFLAQADLPALRYLILSSNEISVINETVFQSLPALTYLDLDNNPFICDCSNAGFIQWVKSNNRTQVVNAYQYTCSFPEAEHGQKLLDFDIGSCSMDFGFLCFISSTCLVVLTLVTSFVYHFLRWQLAYTFYLLLAFLYDSRKRKKGAPHQYDAFISYNVHDEPWVHREMLPALEGEQGWRLCLHHRDFQPGKPIIENITDAIYGSRKTICVISRRYLQSEWCSREIQMASFRLFDEQKDVLILLFLEDIPAWQMSPYHRMRKLVKKRTYLSWPQAGGHSGVFWENVRRALETGDAPMENTNLLTGPAEP; this is translated from the exons ATGCCAATAaagggaagtgtgtgtttgtactttgtGCAGGAAGTGCTTCTAGTACTTCTGTTTCTCCTGCTTCATCTTACCCCTTCACTGGCTTATTCACTGAAAAACTGCACCATCACTTACTCTGCTGATGTCTTTGTAAACTGTGCAGACCGTAAGCTTGTTACTGTCCCAGACGACATCCCCAGAGACGCGACTATAACAGAGCTCTCCAGCAACAATCTTAAACAGATTAGCAGAGAAGATTTTAGGGACATGTCAAAGCTGAGAATTTTGAttctcaataataataaaattgctCATGTGGACGATGGATCTTTCATCCATTTGGGAGCATTGAAATATCTCGATATGAGCTCTAACCAACTAACCATCCTGACAGCCAAACTTTTCCAGGGACTGTCCAACCTGAATCTGCTTGACCTCAGTTCAAACTACGTTCAGTTCATTCATAATTCGACCTTTCAGTTCCTACCTGGCTTACACACTGTGAAGCTAGGTGATAAccagctccagcagatcactgaCATTCAGCCCATCCTACAGGTGCCTCACCTACAGGTGCTGAGCCTTGGGTGTAGtctgttttcttcctttgaCACCAAAGATCTGCCACTGAACATGTCCTCAGGCCTTAAGGTGTTAGAAATTTCTGGTAATAATTTGGAAAATTTCAGCATCAGTACACCGATCTTTCCTCACCTAGAGACGATAGATATTTCTGGATGTAACCAACCTTTGGTCCTGAAATGGGACATACCTGACAAGACTTTCCTGAAGAACATAACTCGACTGATCATTAATAACGCTGAGTTTCCTTTTCGAAACGTCCAAAAAGTCCTCATGAGTCTTGACTCACTGATGCATCTGACACTGGATTATTCGAAGTTGGTCAACAAACGTGTCTTAGCTACAGTCTGCAAAATCCCAACCCTCAGGATTCTGGATCTGCTTAACAACCAAATCTCCAATTTAAGTGTGCAGCTTGTAGCTTGCTCTCAGCTCAGCGAGCTTGTCTTGTCCAGTAATTACATGGCTGAAATATCGAAAAGCTCAATACAGTCGATGAAACGACTGAGGTCTCTTGATGCGTCTACGAATCTGCTCACCAAAGTGCCCGATGACGTACGGAGCCTCTCCTCCCTCGAGATCCTGGATCTGAGTGATAATCATATATCTGATTTGAGCTGCGAGGATTTTATCAACACAACACACCTCACGGAGCTTTACCTGGGCCTCAACCACATATCCAGACTGGACAACTGTGTCTTCAAAAATCTAAATGACCTGAAGATTTTAGATGTGAGGGAAAATCTGCTGTGGACATTTGGAGGTGCCTTTAAACTAGGCCTGCACGCACTGGAGTCCTTACATCTGGGTAATAACTTCATACTGTGTTATGATATGGGGGGTTTCCAGGGTTTAGAGTCCCTGAAATATTTGGATCTGAGGTCAGATAAAGTCAGTTCAATCAAACACAAGGCTTTTGATGGACTGGACAACGTGGAGACTCTCACTGTATCTATTGCAACTGAGTTAGATTATAACTTCAGAGAATTACATAAGTTGGAAAATCTTACAATTTACTTTAATATTGGGAGCAGTTTCAGAAGTCCTCCCTCAAACTTTTATGAGTCTTTCTATCATTTAAAGTATCTGAAATTTTTCACAGTAATCTGCAAGGGCAATGAGTTTGCCTTTCCCTTTGACCTACAGCCACAAATCTTTGAGGGTATGAGACATTTAGAGGACTTCACTGCCGAGGGTATCTATAGTTCTGCACCAGCTCCAGATACATTTAGATTCAATTTCCGCCTAAGGAGTCTAAGCATCAACCAGGCTGATTTGTCAAATCTGGATCCAGAACTGTTTCTGCCCATCCCAAACCTGCAGGTTATGGATTTTTTTAAGTGTAAGATCAGGTCTTTGGACTTCCTGGCCCAGGCCGACCTGCCAGCACTCAGATATTTAATACTGAGCAGCAATGAGATCAGTGTGATCAATGAGACGGTCTTCCAGTCTCTCCCTGCACTAACATACCTGGACCTGGACAATAACCCGTTCATTTGCGACTGCTCTAATGCCGGCTTCATCCAATGGGTGAAGAGCAACAATCGAACTCAGGTTGTTAACGCCTACCAGTACACCTGCTCTTTTCCTGAGGCGGAACACGGGCAAAAGCTGCTGGACTTTGACATCGGGTCCTGTTCGATGGACTTTGGCTTCCTCTGCTTCATTTCCAGTACTTGTCTGGTTGTTCTGACTCTTGTTACATCCTTTGTCTACCACTTTCTGCGGTGGCAGCTAGCCTACACCTTCTACCTGCTCCTGGCCTTTCTCTACGacagcaggaagaggaagaagggggCTCCTCATCAGTACGACGCCTTCATCTCCTACAACGTGCACGACGAGCCCTGGGTTCACCGAGAGATGCTTCCAGCGCTGGAGGGAGAACAGGGCTGGAGACTCTGTCTGCACCACAGAGACTTCCAACCAG GTAAACCCATCATTGAGAACATTACGGACGCCATCTACGGCAGCAGGAAGACCATCTGTGTGATCAGCCGCCGCTACCTGCAGAGCGAGTGGTGCTCCAGGGAGATCCAGATGGCCAG CTTCCGCCTGTTCGACGAGCAGAAGGACGTGCTGATCCTGCTGTTTCTGGAGGACATCCCGGCCTGGCAGATGTCTCCGTACCATCGCATGAGGAAGCTGGTGAAGAAACGCACCTACCTGAGCTGGCCTCAGGCCGGCGGACACTCGGGAGTCTTCTGGGAGAACGTCCGGAGAGCTCTGGAGACCGGAGACGCTCCCATGGAGAACACGAACCTGCTGACTGGACCAGCAGAACCCTGA